Genomic DNA from Budorcas taxicolor isolate Tak-1 chromosome 5, Takin1.1, whole genome shotgun sequence:
cattttaaagaaatgtgaacATAAGCGTGCACACAAAAATATCTGACACCCCAAACAAGAAAACACAACATCTGTCAGGCCAAGAAAAATCTGTTAAATTGACACCGTGTCGTCAAAGCTACTCTTCCAAGATCCAAAGTGATTCTCCCTTCTGAAAAGTGTGGCCGGACAGACAACCTCCTGCCCAAGACCACATCTTCATCACTCTCTCTTTCCTAGAACTGGTTCCGGAACTGCCCTAACAGGGAGCACAGGCCCTGGGAGGCGGATGTAAAAACGACTGGCCCAGCCTCATCTGCACCTACTCGGCGTCGCCTCTGCCTCCGGGCGAGCAGGGAAAGCCCCCGACTCTGCCCACCTCCACGCCAGTGGGTCCCTTCTGGTCTCCCTTGATCCGCCCGTAGCGCCTCGAGGGTGGCTGCGGAACAAAGCTGCCCAGAAAGTGGCTCAAGCCGACCCACCAGTACCTCTTCCAAAGGTCTCCCGGTCGCCCCTGGGTCTCCCGACAGGGCCCCGCGACTACACAGCTCTCTCGACCAGACGATTTTCACCGACTTTATTGGGCCCCCGACCCAGTTGGTCTCGCCGCCCACCTCCCCACTAGATGGCTCCGGCTCTCCATAACATCaagcatattcaaaaacactGCGGGCGGGGCGACTCTGGAGAGAGCCCTTGCTGGGAAGCCGGCTCCCCTGTGGCGGCATCAGGGTCACTTGCTCTTCGTCTTCTGACTCTCCGTCTTCTTGGGCAGCAGCACGGCCTGGATGTTGGGCAGGACGCCGCCCTGAGCGATGGTCACTTTCCCCAGAAGCTTGTTTAGCTCTTCGTCGTTGCGGATGGCGAGCTGCAGGTGGCGAGGGATTATCCTGGTCTTCTTGTTGTCCCGCGCGGCGTTGCCAGCCAACTCCAGGATCTCCGCCGTCAGGTATTCCAACACCGCAGCCAGGTACACCGGCGCCCCGGCGCCCACTCGCTCCGCGTAATTACCCTTGCGCAGGAGTCTGTGCACTCGGCCCACTGGGAACTGCAGGCCCGCGCGAGAGGACCTGGACTTGGCCTTTGCCCGCACTTTGCCACCCTGCTTTCCGCGACCAGACATATTTGTCTCTCGCCTAAAACTCCAGCGAGAGGAAAAAACCCAGCGATCCGGTTCCTAGTACAAGAATGCAACGTACCACACCGGAACTGCCTCTACCAACACTTTGCTGACACTAGGCAGCGCCTTCCCATTGGGCTCAGCAGCTTCCTTGGCTCCGGTGACCAATGACAGGCAGGCTCTGCCCCCAATTAGGACGCAGGCAGAAGGACCACCTTCTCCACCTTTCTCCAATCAAAAGAGCAAACTGCTCAGTCCTCATTTACATAACCGCTGATATAAATACCTAGGTCCGCTTGCTCTGCGGTTGGGGTTTCACTGAATTTATTGAGTTCGGCTGAATTCAGCGGGTTCTGAGGTTTCAACCTCCTCCGTCGCTCTCAGGAAAAGAATGTCTTAAAAATTAAGGAACCgtggtaagaaacagaaaaatcaggaAGGAGAGTTACTCCTTAGTTAACTTAGTCAACAAATACTAAGCACTCAAGCAAGAAATGCCTCTAGCAGTTCGGGCTGAGTATGCCCGAAATTTTTGACACATTACCTTTATTATTattgacacttaaaaaaaaatccttgtaagCAAAAGAGATCTCTAACTTGAAAATGTTCTAAGCTTGATTTTTTAgtaaatactaaaaacaaaacaaacaacaacaacaaaaaccctatGTTGCCATTACAAGAATCCTGACTCTGCcaaacttttccttcttttgaatCAAGCATTAAAATCATGCGGTTCAATTTGACTATTTaggactccccaccccaccccacccccacccccaccacagccATCCTGTGTTCTGAGGgttcttttatttctgctttaacaACAATAACACTATATTTTTTGTGCTACAGAGATCGGTGAGGATAGGTACATAATAAGCAAATATTTGCCATAAAGCTTTCCTACTGGAAAGGCTTATTCGTCAGGACTAGGTACAGGGAGCACAATTTACCAAAATATTCATTTCTCATGGTGTTAAGTCTTGGAAAGAGTTATGAATCATACTTAAATACTGCTGCCTTTTTTCACAGTATGAACCTTTTGGGAAAACAGTCCTGTCTCCTAGAGTGGTGACACTACTCAAAGTTTTTCTCAAGGGATTTCTTAAGAAATGAGAACCTCCTGATTTAAAGccatgatcatggcatccactatTTCGCAAGAACGTCGAGTTTTAATGAAATAAGAGCGTTACATTATTTTAGCTAATCACAGAAATTGTCATTTGACTGAGAAGCAAAACCTCGTgcttgggctgggggtggggaacgGAGGAAGCAGTAAAAGCTGCAAATTGTGCAGAAGCAGCTGCAAGAGAAAAGtcggcggtgggggtggggaggaaagggtAAGGTTAGACTTCTTcggaaaagattttaattttttctgcagGGGGGCCACAAAAGAGAAAACGATTGAAAGATTTCCTCTACCCCAACTGATGACTTTAAAAGACCCACAGGTGTAAAGCAACTGCTTTGggtagtggctcagacggtgaagcatctgcccacaatgccggtgacctgggttcaatccctgggttgggaagatcccctggagaaggaaatggcaacccactccagtattcttgcctggaaaatcccatggatggaagagcctggtaggctacagtccatggggtagcaaagagtcggacacaacagagcgaatTCACTCACTCAAAGCATTCTCAGTTTCTACTGAGTTTCAAATTAGTCTAAGAATAGTATTATAAAAGTGTGCGTTTcgtttgaaaactataaaattagaATTCCCGCGCGCTAGAGAGAGGCGGGGGCATACGAGGTGGAGGAAAGAGACAAGGGAAACCCAGCGCTCACTGGATCTGGCCTACCGTTTTTTAAGTATGGAGAAACGGCAATATAATTCCTGTCGACTCTTTCC
This window encodes:
- the LOC128047902 gene encoding histone H2A.J, coding for MSGRGKQGGKVRAKAKSRSSRAGLQFPVGRVHRLLRKGNYAERVGAGAPVYLAAVLEYLTAEILELAGNAARDNKKTRIIPRHLQLAIRNDEELNKLLGKVTIAQGGVLPNIQAVLLPKKTESQKTKSK